The Henckelia pumila isolate YLH828 chromosome 2, ASM3356847v2, whole genome shotgun sequence genome includes a window with the following:
- the LOC140881996 gene encoding ras-related protein RABC1 — MDSSSGASPEFDYLFKLLLIGDSGVGKSSLLLSFTSDTFEDLSPTIGVDFKVKHVTVGGKKLKLAIWDTAGQERFRTLTSSYYRGAQGVIMVYDVTRRETFTNLSDIWAKEIDLYSTNQDCIKMLVGNKVDKESERVVSKKEGIDFAREYGCLFIECSAKTRVNVEQCFEELVLKILETPSLLAEGSAVVKRNIFKQKPPESNASTSSCC, encoded by the exons ATGGATTCATCTTCCGGGGCATCGCCAGAATTTGATTATTTGTTCAAGCTGCTGTTGATTGGTGATTCCGGGGTTGGGAAAAGCAGTCTTTTGCTTAGCTTTACTTCTGATACCTTCGAAGATCTCTCTCCTACAATAG GAGTGGATTTCAAGGTGAAGCATGTCACAGTTGGAGGGAAAAAGTTGAAGCTTGCAATTTGGGACACTG CTGGACAGGAAAGGTTTAGAACTTTGACTAGTTCGTATTACAGAGGAGCACAAGGAGTAATCATGG TATATGATGTAACAAGGCGAGAAACCTTTACTAATTTGTCCGATATTTGGGCGAAAGAAATTGACCTCTACTCAACAAATCAAGATTGCATTAAAATGCTAGTTGGGAACAAAGTTGATAAG GAAAGTGAAAGGGTGGTTAGCAAAAAAGAAGGAATTGACTTTGCAAGGGAGTACGGATGCCTCTTCATCGAGTGCAGTGCCAAAACTCGAGTTAACGTGGAGCAATGTTTCGAGGAACTTGTCTTGAAG ATATTGGAGACACCGAGTCTGTTGGCAGAAGGTTCAGCTGTCGTGAAAAGGAACATCTTCAAACAGAAACCTCCAGAATCCAATGCATCCACCAGCAGTTGCTGCTGA